The Eublepharis macularius isolate TG4126 chromosome 8, MPM_Emac_v1.0, whole genome shotgun sequence genome contains a region encoding:
- the FAM174A gene encoding membrane protein FAM174A, whose product MPPPPLWLLPGLLVIAALCGGVVPPAAPTPPRPPPVTPRSSGSPGGETTRSGNASSSSRQVPRPETGQLMTQRALSVLVLASAALIVYFVIRTVRLRRRNRKTRRYGVLDTNIENMELAPLEQDDDDDDTTLFDANHPRR is encoded by the exons ATGCCGCCGCCGCCCCTCTGGCTCCTGCCGGGGCTGCTGGTGATTGCGGCGTTGTGCGGCGGAGTGGTTCCCCCGGCGGCCCCCACGCCTCCGCGGCCGCCGCCTGTCACCCCGCGCAGCTCCGGCTCTCCCGGCGGCGAGACGACGCGGAGCGGCAATGCGAGTAGCAGCAGCCGCCAGGTCCCGAGGCCCGAGACCGGCCAGCTCATGACCCAGCGCGCCCTCTCCGTGCTCGTCTTGGCCAGCGCCGCGCTTATCGTCTACTTCGTGATCCGGACTGTGCG ATTGAGAcgaagaaacagaaagacacgGAGGTATGGTGTTTTGGACACAAACATAGAAAATATGGAGCTGGCACCATTAgaacaagatgatgatgatgacgatacAACATTGTTTGATGCCAACCATCCTCGAAG aTAA